A part of Desulfobacterales bacterium genomic DNA contains:
- a CDS encoding alpha/beta hydrolase — MKIFALLLIPYMFYCGSLFFYQRKILFPVHLIPKPPLNLNIGIKYEIIPINIGNLKSEAWYMPVNNNKEKPCPVVIFAHGNAELIDFWPQSLKRFNSMGISVLLVEYPGYGRSKSSPSKKNIDKIFLEAYDIICKRKDVDTSKIILVGRSLGGGAICSLAQKRNSAAIILMSTFANVKLLASKYFVPTVMVRDPFDNLKCVEKYDKPILIMHGKNDEVIPYEHAIILSEASKNGKLITYDCGHNNFPIDENFFWNDVELFIKNIFLR, encoded by the coding sequence ATGAAAATTTTTGCTTTACTTTTAATACCCTATATGTTTTATTGCGGGTCTTTATTTTTTTACCAGAGAAAGATTCTTTTTCCTGTTCACTTGATACCAAAGCCTCCTTTAAATTTAAATATTGGAATAAAATATGAAATAATTCCAATAAATATAGGAAATTTAAAATCCGAAGCTTGGTATATGCCTGTAAATAACAATAAAGAAAAACCTTGTCCTGTAGTTATTTTTGCCCATGGCAATGCAGAATTAATTGATTTTTGGCCCCAAAGTCTAAAACGGTTTAACTCAATGGGTATAAGTGTTCTATTAGTTGAATATCCTGGATATGGCCGTTCAAAAAGCTCACCTTCCAAAAAAAATATCGATAAAATTTTTCTTGAAGCTTATGATATTATTTGTAAAAGAAAAGATGTTGATACATCTAAAATAATTTTAGTTGGAAGATCACTCGGAGGCGGTGCAATATGTTCTCTTGCTCAAAAAAGGAATTCAGCAGCAATTATACTTATGTCAACCTTTGCTAATGTAAAACTATTAGCTTCAAAATATTTTGTTCCGACTGTTATGGTGAGGGATCCTTTTGATAATCTTAAATGTGTTGAAAAATATGATAAACCAATTTTAATTATGCATGGAAAAAATGATGAAGTAATTCCCTATGAACATGCTATTATTCTTTCAGAAGCGTCTAAAAATGGCAAACTAATAACCTATGATTGCGGACATAATAACTTTCCAATAGATGAAAATTTTTTTTGGAATGATGTTGAATTATTCATTAAAAATATATTTTTACGTTAA
- a CDS encoding carboxypeptidase regulatory-like domain-containing protein has product MFKKFYLLFTLLLVSLFFLNGCKIKGTVTDNGIGVEGVKISLNAVKDDVSIVTVTDDKGEYYFDEVLPGNYEITAEKDGYRFYPKIKQIRVDKKEKSGINFQNLEPLLKAVTILSVPGESKAKTGSELKIIAVGEFNDKSKAVITEHMDWESLDTNLAIIKDYSRIAKLAACSSSGNVTIKATIGKIFSIMPLEIMDNYSHESDKIIPNIITPASYLPYDTGSCIETCIWAILNAKGVNVSLEDINKVGKKHSKGEGLITSEIANVLNYYELDYNYTIWTNLKTSNSSYGKTYENILRDEVLEKLKKGHPVMLSLKYSPDFYPEVHADHYVIVFGYNEVTDEIIYTDMNQVNRSSVKKLYDGSSGYSLINTYKVVFVIEFLEF; this is encoded by the coding sequence ATGTTCAAAAAGTTTTACTTATTATTCACACTTTTATTGGTATCTTTATTTTTTTTAAATGGATGTAAAATTAAAGGTACTGTAACAGATAATGGAATTGGGGTTGAGGGCGTTAAAATTAGTTTAAATGCAGTAAAAGATGATGTTTCAATAGTAACAGTTACAGATGATAAAGGTGAATATTATTTTGATGAAGTGCTGCCCGGCAATTATGAAATTACGGCTGAAAAGGACGGGTATAGATTTTATCCCAAAATAAAACAAATTCGTGTCGATAAAAAAGAAAAAAGCGGAATTAATTTTCAAAATTTAGAGCCTTTGCTCAAGGCCGTAACAATTCTTTCAGTTCCAGGAGAATCAAAAGCAAAAACAGGTTCTGAACTAAAAATAATTGCTGTTGGAGAATTCAACGACAAATCCAAAGCGGTAATAACGGAGCATATGGATTGGGAGTCTTTAGATACTAATCTTGCAATAATTAAAGATTATTCCCGAATCGCTAAACTTGCAGCTTGTTCTTCTTCTGGAAATGTTACAATAAAGGCCACAATCGGAAAAATATTTAGCATTATGCCCCTTGAAATTATGGATAATTATTCCCATGAGTCTGATAAAATAATTCCTAATATAATTACTCCTGCTTCCTATTTACCTTATGATACCGGTAGTTGCATTGAAACCTGTATATGGGCTATTTTGAACGCTAAAGGTGTTAATGTCAGTCTTGAAGATATCAATAAAGTAGGCAAAAAGCATTCAAAAGGAGAAGGATTAATAACAAGCGAAATTGCTAATGTTTTAAATTACTACGAGCTTGATTATAACTATACAATCTGGACAAATTTAAAAACAAGTAATTCTTCTTACGGTAAAACTTACGAAAATATCTTGCGTGATGAAGTTCTTGAAAAGCTAAAAAAAGGACATCCAGTAATGCTTAGTTTAAAATATTCACCTGATTTTTATCCGGAAGTACACGCTGATCATTATGTTATAGTATTTGGTTATAATGAAGTTACTGACGAAATTATTTATACGGATATGAATCAAGTCAATAGATCAAGTGTAAAAAAACTTTATGACGGATCTTCAGGCTATTCCCTTATAAATACATACAAGGTAGTTTTTGTTATTGAATTTTTAGAATTTTAA
- a CDS encoding response regulator encodes MDTSLEVLIVDDSNTVRKVLKKIIVEIGFKKIIDCVNGHVAIQELKNNNIGVILSDWNMPKVNGLELLKFVRAHEEYKKIPFIMLTAESLKNNRDQAIKEGVSGFILKPFNKALILNELEKVFSNPLTITPQEDTHKSHIIPIKESIGIAASKKSDLIISSIDAISSMIEGLISSFSKGITPIISEKLQSLKIQMNRLDEVINNLNQSLTNTKKVENNLANENSVIIVEDEITSRALLKIALKKLGFLNIDEVENARIALEVITKKPFDLVISDMHMPEMTGLELLRFMKNDPILQSIPFLLITVDNEPETIINATMSKLDGYIIKPISFEKLKRKLEQMGFTTI; translated from the coding sequence ATGGATACTTCTTTGGAAGTTTTAATAGTTGATGACTCTAATACAGTTAGAAAAGTTTTGAAAAAAATAATAGTTGAGATTGGATTTAAAAAAATAATTGACTGTGTAAATGGCCATGTAGCAATTCAAGAGCTTAAAAATAATAATATTGGAGTAATATTGTCTGACTGGAACATGCCTAAAGTAAACGGTCTTGAGCTTTTAAAGTTTGTCAGAGCTCATGAAGAATATAAAAAGATTCCTTTTATCATGCTTACAGCTGAAAGTTTAAAAAATAATCGTGATCAAGCCATAAAAGAAGGTGTGTCTGGTTTTATTTTAAAGCCTTTTAATAAGGCATTAATTTTAAATGAGCTTGAAAAAGTCTTTTCTAATCCTCTGACCATTACGCCACAAGAAGATACACATAAATCACATATAATTCCTATAAAAGAAAGTATAGGTATAGCTGCGTCAAAAAAAAGTGATTTAATAATTAGTTCCATTGATGCCATATCATCAATGATTGAAGGTCTAATTTCAAGCTTTAGTAAAGGCATTACTCCAATAATTTCTGAAAAGCTTCAATCCCTTAAAATTCAAATGAACAGGCTTGATGAAGTTATAAATAATTTAAATCAAAGCCTGACAAATACTAAAAAAGTTGAAAATAACCTGGCAAATGAAAACTCGGTTATTATAGTTGAAGACGAAATAACATCACGGGCATTACTTAAGATCGCCCTTAAAAAACTTGGTTTTCTTAATATTGACGAAGTAGAAAATGCTCGCATTGCTCTTGAAGTAATAACAAAAAAACCTTTTGACCTTGTTATTTCGGATATGCACATGCCTGAAATGACAGGTCTTGAGTTGCTCAGATTCATGAAAAACGACCCAATTCTTCAGTCTATTCCTTTTCTTTTAATTACAGTTGACAATGAGCCTGAAACAATAATAAATGCAACTATGTCAAAATTAGATGGTTATATTATTAAACCAATATCTTTTGAAAAGCTTAAGAGAAAACTTGAACAAATGGGCTTTACTACTATTTAA
- a CDS encoding substrate-binding domain-containing protein, whose amino-acid sequence MLKTHFAGKKFLIVLSFVLSIQFLISFQIANAGNEKKIALVMKALSNPFFSKMEEGAKLYAKQNNIPLEVFGVERETDVERQIGIVENLISRNYGAIVIAPTDSKKLVPICKKALEKNIVVVNIDNPFHKETMDQLNVSIPFVGPDNKASAFLVGEYIKKKLAGKGNVIIIEGIRGVENGELRKQGFIEGVTQNSDVKIIASESANWHTDEALSLTVKLLKDNDSVDAIFCANDSMAIGALQAVEMGDKIGKILIAGYDNIDAVRYEMQSNRIQTTIEQHPELMGQYGVELAKNALKGKKMPDYVPVPVDLITYETFNKTIAISISDMQNPFFDSLYQGALKSAKLFGMKLLLFDAKNMDSQQVTDILNALKQNISAIIINPANSETIFPAIELANTKNIPVITVDRKSTEGNILCHIASDNIEGGRMAAKAIASYLKEQGNIIELEGIPGTSAAHERGMGFNEVIKTYSKIKIVAREVANFDRNEAKTIIMRLIKKGIKFDGVFAHNDNMILGAMEAIKASSLNDNLILIGFDAIEPALEALNKGEITATIAQKPELMGMIAVQNAAKYLRGEKIPLNIPVGLALIEK is encoded by the coding sequence ATGCTAAAAACACATTTTGCCGGGAAAAAATTTTTAATAGTTTTATCCTTTGTTTTATCCATTCAATTTTTAATTTCTTTCCAAATAGCTAATGCAGGAAATGAGAAAAAGATAGCTCTTGTTATGAAAGCTCTTTCAAATCCATTTTTCTCAAAAATGGAAGAAGGTGCAAAGTTATACGCTAAACAAAATAATATTCCCCTTGAAGTATTTGGGGTTGAACGAGAAACCGATGTTGAAAGACAAATAGGAATTGTTGAAAATCTTATTTCAAGGAATTATGGTGCTATTGTTATCGCTCCCACCGATTCTAAAAAGCTTGTTCCTATTTGTAAAAAAGCCTTAGAAAAAAATATAGTCGTTGTAAATATTGATAATCCTTTTCATAAGGAAACAATGGATCAATTAAATGTTTCAATACCTTTTGTCGGGCCTGATAATAAAGCGAGTGCTTTTTTAGTTGGAGAATATATAAAGAAAAAACTCGCTGGAAAAGGAAATGTAATTATAATTGAAGGAATTAGAGGCGTTGAAAATGGAGAACTTAGAAAACAAGGATTTATAGAAGGAGTTACACAAAATAGCGATGTAAAAATTATTGCATCAGAAAGTGCAAACTGGCATACAGACGAAGCATTATCTCTCACGGTAAAGCTGCTTAAAGATAACGATTCAGTTGATGCGATTTTCTGCGCTAATGATAGTATGGCTATAGGTGCTTTGCAAGCCGTTGAAATGGGAGACAAAATAGGTAAAATACTTATAGCAGGATATGATAATATCGATGCTGTAAGATACGAAATGCAAAGTAATAGAATACAGACAACAATTGAGCAGCATCCTGAACTTATGGGGCAATACGGTGTTGAACTTGCAAAAAATGCATTAAAAGGTAAAAAAATGCCCGACTATGTCCCAGTTCCTGTTGATTTAATTACTTACGAAACATTTAACAAAACAATTGCTATTTCAATATCAGATATGCAGAATCCTTTTTTTGATTCACTTTATCAAGGCGCTTTAAAATCAGCTAAACTTTTCGGAATGAAGCTTTTATTATTCGATGCAAAAAATATGGATTCCCAGCAGGTAACAGATATTTTAAACGCTTTAAAACAAAATATATCTGCAATAATTATTAATCCTGCTAACAGTGAAACAATATTTCCAGCGATTGAACTTGCTAATACTAAAAATATTCCAGTTATTACGGTTGACAGAAAATCAACTGAAGGGAATATTTTATGCCATATTGCATCAGATAATATTGAAGGCGGAAGAATGGCTGCTAAAGCTATTGCTTCATATTTGAAAGAGCAAGGAAATATAATAGAACTTGAAGGAATACCTGGAACATCCGCTGCCCATGAAAGGGGTATGGGCTTTAATGAAGTTATAAAAACTTATTCAAAAATTAAAATAGTTGCTCGCGAAGTTGCGAATTTTGATAGAAATGAAGCAAAAACAATTATAATGCGGCTTATAAAAAAAGGTATTAAATTTGACGGAGTGTTTGCCCATAATGATAATATGATTCTTGGAGCAATGGAAGCCATCAAAGCTTCAAGCTTAAACGATAACTTGATTTTAATAGGTTTCGATGCTATTGAACCAGCATTGGAAGCATTAAACAAAGGTGAAATAACAGCAACTATCGCTCAAAAGCCAGAACTCATGGGAATGATAGCTGTTCAGAATGCTGCTAAATATCTAAGAGGAGAAAAAATTCCTTTAAATATACCAGTAGGTCTGGCATTAATTGAAAAATAA